One Nicotiana tabacum cultivar K326 chromosome 23, ASM71507v2, whole genome shotgun sequence genomic window, TCAAACTGATACAGAGAACAGTTCTAGCTTACAGCTGCTGCAATAACGACTGTCTGCCCAACTTCAAGGCCATTGATACCAGCGTGGATATTGATAGAATTTGTGCAAAATATTGCCAGTAGCCACATATATAATTTGTAGATCCGTCCTGTTAAACCAAAAGAGAATGAAGAATCGTGTCGAAGTAAACAATTGGAGATGATGAAGGTATGAAATAGTAAAAAGTATGTCCATGTAAGAAATGACTACTTTAAGCATGTTAAATGTGCATTTCAAACTTTCGAGTGCTTCCAGCAAATCTAGTAAACTCCAACTAAAGGACTTTATATAGAAGCATGACGAAATCATAGGCTGCTTACCTAGATCCAAGATCTCTAATCCAACATATGATACAAGGGGCTTTGGAATAATAATAGTTGTATGCCCAGCATATGCCATCAACAACGGAAGAGCTGCAATGGAGGGTAATAGCAGTTTCCtgtttcaaatattatatgaactTCATAAGAATCTCAGCTGAAATGATTACAAAAGTCCCAGTTGCATCAGAGAAAGCCTTTTAGATATGATAGAAATGCTTACACTCTCCAAGGTACATCAAGGACATCATCCACAAAACCAAGCAGCATCATGAAGCAGATTGAAGATAATGCAGCATTGTACTCAACAAGCCACTGCCAAATTCAAAGTCAAGATGCAAGCAGATCATCTTCGACAACCTCAAGCAATAAAAAACCTCCAAAACCCACAAAGCTTGCAACTTTACTTACATTTGAATCAGCTGTGAAGTTGAAAGTTTGAAACAAGATAGCAACGACCAAGAACACACCCCCAACAATAAGACCTAGTGACTCAGGTCTGCATTAAATCAATACGGATCACTCATAAATTGCTTCAGAGTACCACTACAAAACTTAATTGAGGTTGATTTTTAACTATAAAAACTCTCTTTCTTCACTAAGTTGAGAAATCACTCCCCTTGTCCCGGAAAAAGAACAGTCCTACCTTCATTTTAAGCCGTCCCGAAACGGTCCCAGAAGACATTCTCATCACTAAAAATGATGTCTGACATTTTCACTCAATTCAGAAAAATATCTTTTTTCCTCTACTTCGCAAAAACAAAAAAGGTTCTAGATGGACATATGCTCGGCAAAATGCTACTTCCTCCTTTTCAAATTGAATGTCTCTTTTCGACTTTACGCAGATCATACAACAGGTTTGAAATTTACAATTATGTAGTACTTCAATCCCTCCCTATTCATGTAAtactctttcctttttagtctatcCCAAAAAGAATATTATCTTTCTATATCTAGAAATGATTTAACTTTATACTTCCCATTCTACCGTTAATGAGATGATTTAGTCATACAAATATCTATAGCTTGTTCTAGACCACAACTTTCAAAATTCTTTCTTTCTCTTAATAAACAAAACAATTCAAACAAGGACTATCAAAATAGAAGGTATAATAAATTCGCATCAGTACTAAATTCAACTACTGCATTCACAAATTATGCGTGAGCTTTAAGTAaattaaacttcaatttctttttctatCCAAAAAGAGAAACTTACACTTTGATAGAGCCTTGAGGAGTGCCTTTTTTGTTGATATCTAATCCAAACAAACCCCTTCTCAACATATACTTAGACGCAACAGGAATCATAGTTACCGTTCCGAAGAATCCGATTAAACTAATAACCGCATTGATGAGAATCGATCGCCGGAGCTCCGATTCGATCTTATAGTGATAAAATATTAAGTAAAAGTACGGGATTAAGAATATTAAAGAGATTTTGAAAATTAACGAAACTTTAGCCGGCGCTATGGGTGACGAGTCATCCGATTTAGGTTGTGGATTGTTTATGGATGATTTCGGCGGATTTACGGCGGTGACAGTCGCCGGCGCCAACTTTGACGGCCGTTTTTTAGCTGCCATGGCGGAGGATCTTtcactctgtgtgtgtgtgtgtgtgtgtgtttattttGCGGTCTTTTGGATCTTTTTATAATTTGCTTATTTACTTAATTGTTTTTGGTTTGGGATTTTTAGTGGACCAATTGAATTTGTACACGTCGGTTGAACTTGTCATATGTGGGGTCCATATGATTTTTTAGACTGATGAAGCAAGTCCTTTAGTAGAAGCATGAACTGTGCTAATCTTGTCAAACAACTTGGACAGAAGACCACAAGCAAGAAGTGTGCTAACATGATACTCTGGTCTCGGGTTTGAGCCTTAAGAATAAAGTCGTCGTTAGAAACTAACACTACAATCGTCCACGATGAACTTTTTACGATACAATCCAAATTAGTCAGACTAGTGAATTTCAGACCAAATAAACTCCGAGTTAATCACATTAGTGAATTCGAGTACCGGATAAAATAAGAAGCCTAAAACCAATATAGTAGATTACGTAAGACGATCATTCCAAATTAGTCGGATCAATGAGTTCTGAGCATTGAACCGTTaaaccaaaaagaagaagagattaCACGAAAGCAGAAGagttggaaaagaaaaaaggaagaaaatatcaAGCCAATAATGGGCATGCTAGCAAACGAGCAGAGGCCATTCCTTTATAAAATTCCAAAATCAACCTATTATCATCAACTGTATTTTTTCTATACGAAGAAGACACCATTGGAACTTTATAAATATTGCATTTCTTGCTTCCTGCCAAACATATCATTGCGTTTATATATGCAACAAAACTTTTATTGAGTTTTCTATCTGGTGTTCCGTATCCGCATTGTAACCTGATTAAATTCGAATTCGCACCGAAAATTCTCACAATGGGAGCATGTTTCATCTTCAAATGAATATGCCTCTTCCTATTGTTATCCCTTAATGTTGCATCTTCTAACCTTTGGTATTTTTTTCTCTTCCAAAACCTCTTTAGACTAAAAccaaaaaatttcatttttgggCTTTGTTTTTTCttgatgttttatttttgtttggctAACTTTGTTTTTTCATTAATATGAAAATGGGAACCCTTTATAGAGTAGAATCAAGTGGTGAGAGTTTGTTATGTAGAAAATGTTTATTTCAATCACAATAAAATAAGTATTGGCCGTCTGGCCAGCAAAAATTTGTGCAAATAGCGCAATAGTCTTGAGTATATGTCTTAACGTGTTAATAAATCGTCTTCGTCTTATTATAAATACAGATTTTTTCATAAGCGGTCAAAATATTTGGAGAActgaacaaataaataaatcactATAACGGCAAGgcaatgatattttttttatatttatacacGATATTCTCATTTTGCTTACAAACTCTTACGAGAAGTCCTAGTCTTTTACAAACTCTTACGGTTCCAGTTAAACTATTAACGAGCAGTGGCGGAGCCATATTCAACCAAGGGGTGTCGACACCCCTTCGccaaaaaattacactgtattgttagataattttttttattttatatatatttactatATACTGACTTCCCTTAACTTTTCGGTGTATTTGGtaaaaattctggctccgccactgtTAACGAGGAAGACAGGAAACATACCAACAGATCAATTGTTACTACTGATCAACATCAGTTGAATTGTTCATATTGTTAGAAAAAACATATCTAGAACAAAGACAATAGACAAATGGATGttgatatttttaattttctactctCAGCTACTGATCCTATACTGAATATCTGCTGCTAATACTTAAAGGCATTTAAGCAATCAATAACagaaaataatcaaaacaaaatGGTGCAATTACTGTGGTTTCTTCAGAATCAGTGATGCAAATACTCTTCCCAAACTGGCAACAAGATGTAACCATATCCGCAAAACATGTATAAGTCGCGTTTAACAATTGTAATTTAAGAGTAGAAATTATGGCAATAGCCTAGCAATTTATAAGTTGCATTTATCAGTTACAATTAATAAGTCGTATTTGTCAAAGATCTTCCTATTACAACTAGATGTGTGGGTTTATTGCAATTTGTAAATCACATTTATACATCGCATTTTCCATTTGCAATTTATAAGTGGCATTTGACCATTGCAATTGAAAATTCACAAGTCTCAGTTATAGAtagaatttgaacatgaaacCTCATTGTTGTCCACCAATACTAAGCCACGCTTTTGGATTTATAAGcaatgaaattttatttttataggcAATGTAAAATTGTAATAATGGTATAGTTGGCACTAAAGTAGCGCTGGAAATTATATTTGGATATGAAATGTTTAAAGTTCCATTCTACTTCTGCCTTCCTCCAATTTCGACACAACTTCCATTTGACAATGTCCATCTTTAATATTTTTTGTAGAATACAAGCACCAATAATTGCTAACTGTACATTAATACTCCTCTTTCCTGCTTCTTTTAGCTTTATAATTGTAATAATGTTTAAGAAACCATAAGTTGTATAATAGAATTACACTAAGGAAGCGGTAGAATGGTTAGAGTTTCTCTACCTTTAACCAAAAGCCTCGGGTTTGAGTCAAGCCTCGGGTTTGAGTCCTAGAAATGAAACCATCTTTGGTACGGAACACTTAAATCCCCTAAAGTGGGCTTTCTAGAGAGCAAATCCAAGTTACTCAGACCAGTGGTTCCGTGCACCAGATGAAACACGATGCGGTAAACCAACATAGTAGGCTTTCTACGACGCAAATCTGAATTAGTCGGGTCAACCTATTCCAGGCACACATATggttaaaccaaaaaaaaaagggcaGGACAGGATTACATGACACGATATGGTCATCCCAAATTTTTACTCAGTGCTACCTCCAGGATCTTGTATGCCACTTCAAAAATCAGGATTCACCATTTATATGTCAAATCCTTAACTGCAAAATATCTACTCAACATAGCCTCTTGAGAATATTCTCGTCGCGTTTTTTGCTATGGTACCATCTTCAGAAAAACATCAAGATGTTGGAATCAGCAAAAATGATGGTCGGAACCTACAGCTTCAGGATAAGGCCAATGGGACTGTGATCACTGCCATCTACATCTGGCAGAATGTAGGAGTCGTGCACGTTGTCAGCAATGTGTTCTGAGACAAGGAAGTAGTCGAGCCGCCATCCTGAAATTTTATACCCCAGATGGGAaaagatgcagaaaacgtcagaGTAAACCCTATGCCAAACAACCTGAAACAACAACCTTAATTGCAAATGATATTTAACAAAAATGTGATGTTGGAATTATCTTGTCAAGGAGTGACAAATACGGAAGTCCACCATGTAGCGAGAGATTGGAGGAATAGAATGTCCGACGAGTAGTTTAAGCAGATCGATATGTAAAAAGCGAAAACACAactattatcacgacccaaatacctAGTCAAGTGCTCTTCTAAATTGCAGATTGATGTAAGGAGTTCAAACTCCTCTTACCTAGGTGGGACAGAGTATAACTTTCACAATCACGCTATCAAATGAGCAATGTTCTCATTTCACTAGACGGTAAAACACAAAATGAGATACACGAAAATATCTAATTTTAGGGGCTATGGAGAAGAGTATATTGAGGAAAAACTGAGGTATATTTCTGGTTTCTTAATTTGTCATAATAGGAACGGCCCAAGGAAGCAGAGGACCAAGTTACATAGCACCACAATAGAAAAAATGTTCAAATACCTTTATTAGTTTTACGTCCACCATGGCGGTAACCCCAGTAAGTATAACCAACGACACCAGGATGCTGCTTCCTGAATGTATCTACAAACCCCTTGTTTAAAAAGTTTGTTTCAAAGGACTGTCTTTCTTCATCAGTAAAGCCTGCACTTCTTTTATTTCCCTAAGCACAGGAAGGGAAAAATCAGAACAACGAATCAGAATTGATATCAAAACTAAACCAGCAAGTAACTTTGATAAGTTAAGCTAAAAACTGAAGACAATGTAAAATCCACAAGCAAATATCACGTGAAAAATCCACAAGCAAATATCACGCCTTAAGTTGCAAAGTCGAATCATTCTGCTATTAGCAATGATATTTTCCACCATTTTATTGTGATTCTTTAACAAATGCAAGAACTTTCCTAGTAGATGAAGAGAGCCGAATAAGTTTCCATGGTGCTAGGTCAGGCTTATAGATTTGAACACAGGGACAAACAGTTGCCAAGTTTTGATCTTTTATGTTTCAAGCAGTTTGTCTCTATTTGTAGTGCATCGCTTTTAGATGTCAGTTAAAAGAGGAGCAAGAAGAGCCCCATACAACTTGCAATCAGCTGCTCCATCAAGGTTCCTTAGTCCTTATTTTTAGGTGCAAAAGATGACAACCAGGAATACTTGCAAAATTGATACTCCCTCAGTTTTAATTTAGTTCACTCCTCGCTTACCTAAGGTCAAGTAACCTACTTTTGAGCAGAAGTGTTCATTCTTTTTAGGAATTCAGAAAATACACCAAGGACTATTAGTTGCATATAAAAATCACGAAAGAATACATTTAACGTGCAATCAATGACCACTCAATTTCATTTTAACAA contains:
- the LOC107801615 gene encoding uncharacterized protein LOC107801615, with amino-acid sequence MAAKKRPSKLAPATVTAVNPPKSSINNPQPKSDDSSPIAPAKVSLIFKISLIFLIPYFYLIFYHYKIESELRRSILINAVISLIGFFGTVTMIPVASKYMLRRGLFGLDINKKGTPQGSIKVPESLGLIVGGVFLVVAILFQTFNFTADSNWLVEYNAALSSICFMMLLGFVDDVLDVPWRVKLLLPSIAALPLLMAYAGHTTIIIPKPLVSYVGLEILDLGRIYKLYMWLLAIFCTNSINIHAGINGLEVGQTVVIAAAILIHNIMQIGASADPEYKQAHAFSIYLVQPMLATSLGLLSFNWYPSSVFVGDTFTYFAGMTMAVAGILGHFSETLLIFFLPQVLNFLLSLPQLAGIIPCPRHRLPKFDPQTGLLTGTNDGTLVNFFLRQLGRMSEQSLCVVLLVFQAICCCFCFLLRWLLTGWYK